A region from the Kryptolebias marmoratus isolate JLee-2015 linkage group LG9, ASM164957v2, whole genome shotgun sequence genome encodes:
- the ubxn1 gene encoding UBX domain-containing protein 1, producing MAELTTLESLLEMGFDKNRAEKAVAKSGNQGIEQAMDWLMEHENDPDIDEPYVPPEGNVLGEAAESNVEQQTPEGNADGDNSNDENMETSKRPMTEEDKRDQVKRLEELMRVKQAERRERERAEEVEREKQRRKQGQELQQIRQKIQDDDMKKLADQRRREKMEDKMARQRVKEKIARDREERAQKFGGGASSSAAASSQPTLPSPSSPTGQGPPPTKKEYDESRIQVRLLDGSTITTVFKAQEPLAAVRVYIQMNGNTPEGQDFTLLSPYPRHVYTELDMEKPLKELGLVPSAVLVVTKK from the exons ATGGCAGAGCTAACAACTCTAGAGAGCCTGTTGGAGATGGGCTTCGACAAAAACAGAGC GGAGAAAGCTGTGGCCAAATCAGGAAACCAGGGAATAGAGCAAGCCATGGACTG GTTAATGGAACACGAGAACGACCCAGACATCGACGAGCCCTATGTGCCTCCTGAGGGGAACGTCCTGGGAGAAGCAGCCGAGTCCAACGTAGAGCAGCAAACCCCCGAAG GAAATGCAGATGGAGACAACAGCAACGATGAGAACATGGAGACTTCGAAGCGGCCGATGACCGAAGAGGACAAACGCGACCAAGTCAAAAG gctaGAGGAGCTGATGCGGGTGAAGCAGGCCGAGAGACGAGAGCGCGAGAGAGcggaggaggtggagagggaGAAACAGCGACGGAAACAGGGCcaagagctgcagcagatccGTCAGAAGATCCAGGACGATGACATGAAGAAACTTGCTGACCAGCGGAGGAGAGAGAAGATGGAAGACAAAATGGCTAG GCAAAGGGTTAAAGAGAAAATAGCAAGAGACCGAGAGGAGAGAGCACAAAAG TTTGGAGGTGGCGCGTCTTCGAGCGCGGCTGCATCGTCGCAGCCGACTTTACCCAGCCCGTCATCGCCCACCGGTCAGGGCCCTCCGCCCACCAAGAAAGAGTACGACGAGTCGAGGATACAG GTTCGTCTTCTGGACGGCTCCACGATCACGACGGTCTTCAAGGCCCAGGAGCCGCTGGCGGCCGTGCGCGTCTACATCCAGATGAACGGCAACACGCCCGAGGGCCAGGACTTTACGCTGCTGTCACCTTACCCCCGTCACGTCTACACTGAACTGGACATGGAGAAGCCCCTCAAAGAGCTGG GTTTGGTGCCTTCAGCTGTGCTGGTTGTTACCAAAAAGTAA
- the si:ch211-114c17.1 gene encoding pre-mRNA-processing factor 39 isoform X1: MAAEGSEEISGNGELEETLAMDVPDVPPPPPPEMSEKNGGAAVAPEAPAGPDAVSYSVAQTTVYEEGDGLPADFERLWKAAHDNPQDFTSWTDLLQYCEQEGHITASRRALEAFLVRYPLCYGYWKKFADLERRAGYNDKAEEVCIQGLQGIPLSVDLWIHYINLLLGTLDMNLPDSPRRIRSVFENAVAAAGLDFHSDRLWDLYVEWEKEQGNTKNAAAVLDRVLKVPTQLYNTHYDKFKEHLNNNPPKEVLSSEEYEELRTFCRQSQKAERAEQAQEVEEERPPGEEEPATPEGTDSEELMQKIREQVLLRRDKVYQDNEGEVRKRWHFEDAIKRPYFHVKPLDRHQLRAWHSYLDWEISELNGDTKDPAQGEHTHVEPNQEATEDSEVAAQNQEASERDAVARDDHRVCILFERCLIACALYEECWMRYVQYLEPHSVDEARAVYKRACEIHLPNKPNIHMQWATFEERHGDLTEARRVLEALEKSLPGLAVVRLHRAALERRAGQLEQSEALLTEAVAESKEKPTLHAFYSIKLARLLLKVGRNPSQARSVLQEALEISPDNDKLHLNLLELEASGDPWASAEAVRECVTRALAAPLTSHAKLLLSQRGLQFAEDYSSSIQSVLSVYEVHQKLLDELGGTKREAENGDEDPQKMMKSDDGSSAAASEQAPPAMPHVPITTPPPSMVGADASAQAGYGAYSSWYQQPQYGSYGSYGYQNAWNYNQSYYPPS; encoded by the exons atggCGGCGGAGGGCTCTGAGGAGATAAGCGGCAACGGAGAGCTGGAAGAGACTTTAG CCATGGATGTCCCTGATGTTCCACCGCCGCCTCCACCTGAGATGTCAGAGAAGAATGGCGGTGCAGCTGTGGCTCCCGAGGCTCCTGCAGGTCCTGATGCTGTTTCCTACTCCGTGGCTCAAACTACAGTGTACGAGGAAGGGGACGGGCTACCTGCGGACTTTGAACGTCTGTGGAAGGCCGCACACGACAATCCTCAGGACTTTACCAGCTGGACGGATCTGCTGCAATACTGCGAGCaagag GGCCACATCACAGCTTCACGCAGAGCACTAGAGGCCTTTCTCGTCCGTTACCCGCTTTGCTACGGTTACTGGAAAAAGTTTGCTGACCTAGAGCGCCGCGCTGGGTACAACGATAAAGCAGAGGAG GTGTGTATTCAGGGTCTTCAGGGGATTCCCCTGAGTGTAGATCTGTGGATCCACTACATTAATCTTCTGCTGGGGACACTGGACATGAACCTGCCCGATTCACCCAGGCGGATACGCAG TGTGTTCGAGAACGCAGTTGCAGCAGCTGGTCTGGACTTCCACTCAGATCGACTTTGGGATCTCTACGTAGAGTGGGAAAAGGAGCAGGGGAACACGAAGAACGCAGCAGCCGTCCTGGACAGAGTCCTCAAAGTCCCCACCCAGCTCTACAACACCCACTACGACAA GTTTAAAGAGCACCTGAACAATAATCCACCTAAAGAGGTGCTTTCCTCTGAGGAGTACGAGGAGCTAAGGACGTTTTGCCGACAGAGCCAGAAGGCTGAGCGTGCAGAACAGGCTCAGGAGGTAGAGGAGGAGAGGCCACCGGGCGAGGAAGAGCCCGCCACACCTGAGGGCACAGACTCA GAGGAACTAATGCAGAAAATAAGGGAACAGGTGTTACTTCGCAGGGACAAAGTGTACCAGGACAACGAGGGAGAAGTTCGTAAGAGATGGCACTTTGAAGATGCT ATCAAGCGGCCGTATTTTCACGTCAAGCCGCTGGACCGCCACCAGCTCCGGGCCTGGCACTCCTACCTGGACTGGGAGATCTCTGAGCTCAACGGGGACACCAAAGATCCTGCACAAGGCGAACACACACATG TAGAACCAAACCAGGAAGCTACAGAGGATTCAGAGGTCGCAGCCCAGAATCAGGAAGCATCAGAGCGCGACGCGGTTGCCCGTGACGACCACAGAGTTTGCATCCTGTTTGAGCGCTGCCTAATCGCCTGTGCTCTGTATGAGGAGTGCTGGATGAGG TACGTTCAGTACCTGGAGCCGCACAGCGTGGATGAGGCCCGAGCTGTTTACAAACGAGCCTGTGAGATCCACCTCCCCAACAAACCCAACATCCACATGCAGTGGGCCACCTTCGAGGAAAGGCACG GTGACCTGACGGAGGCTCGGCGAGTGCTGGAGGCCCTGGAGAAAAGCCTTCCCGGTTTGGCGGTTGTACGTCTCCACAGGGCCGCTTTGGAGAGGCGGGCGGGCCAGCTGGAGCAGTCGGAGGCCTTGCTGACGGAGGCGGTGGCAGAATCCAAAGAAAAGCCCACGTTACATGCCTTCTACTCCATCAAGCTGGCCCGTCTGCTGCTGAAAGTGGGCAGAAACCCCAGCCAAGCCCGCAGCGTTTTACAGGAAGCGCTGGAAATTAGTCCG GACAATGACAAACTACACTTGAACCTGTTGGAGCTGGAGGCGTCCGGCGACCCCTGGGCCTCAGCTGAGGCCGTGCGGGAATGTGTGACGCGAGCCCTGGCGGCCCCTCTCACCTCACACGCCAAGCTGCTTTTGTCACAGAGAGGCCTTCAGTTCGCCGAGGATTACAGCAGCTCCATCCAGAG TGTGCTGTCTGTGTATGAGGTGCACCAGAAACTGCTGGACGAGCTGGGAGGAACAAAGAGAGAAGCTGAGAACGG AGATGAGGATCCACAAAAGATGATGAAAAGCGACGACGGCTCGTCTGCCGCTGCGTCCGAACAAGCCCCGCCCGCCATGCCGCACGTCCCCATCACCACGCCGCCCCCGTCGATGGTGGGCGCCGACGCGAGCGCACAGGCCGGATACGGAGCGTACAGCAGCTGGTATCAG CAACCTCAGTACGGCAGCTACGGGAGCTACGGCTACCAGAACGCCTGGAACTACAACCAGTCTTATTATCCACCCAGTTAA
- the si:ch211-114c17.1 gene encoding pre-mRNA-processing factor 39 isoform X2, translated as MAAEGSEEISGNGELEETLAMDVPDVPPPPPPEMSEKNGGAAVAPEAPAGPDAVSYSVAQTTVYEEGDGLPADFERLWKAAHDNPQDFTSWTDLLQYCEQEGHITASRRALEAFLVRYPLCYGYWKKFADLERRAGYNDKAEEVCIQGLQGIPLSVDLWIHYINLLLGTLDMNLPDSPRRIRSVFENAVAAAGLDFHSDRLWDLYVEWEKEQGNTKNAAAVLDRVLKVPTQLYNTHYDKFKEHLNNNPPKEVLSSEEYEELRTFCRQSQKAERAEQAQEVEEERPPGEEEPATPEGTDSEELMQKIREQVLLRRDKVYQDNEGEVRKRWHFEDAIKRPYFHVKPLDRHQLRAWHSYLDWEISELNGDTKDPAQGEHTHEPNQEATEDSEVAAQNQEASERDAVARDDHRVCILFERCLIACALYEECWMRYVQYLEPHSVDEARAVYKRACEIHLPNKPNIHMQWATFEERHGDLTEARRVLEALEKSLPGLAVVRLHRAALERRAGQLEQSEALLTEAVAESKEKPTLHAFYSIKLARLLLKVGRNPSQARSVLQEALEISPDNDKLHLNLLELEASGDPWASAEAVRECVTRALAAPLTSHAKLLLSQRGLQFAEDYSSSIQSVLSVYEVHQKLLDELGGTKREAENGDEDPQKMMKSDDGSSAAASEQAPPAMPHVPITTPPPSMVGADASAQAGYGAYSSWYQQPQYGSYGSYGYQNAWNYNQSYYPPS; from the exons atggCGGCGGAGGGCTCTGAGGAGATAAGCGGCAACGGAGAGCTGGAAGAGACTTTAG CCATGGATGTCCCTGATGTTCCACCGCCGCCTCCACCTGAGATGTCAGAGAAGAATGGCGGTGCAGCTGTGGCTCCCGAGGCTCCTGCAGGTCCTGATGCTGTTTCCTACTCCGTGGCTCAAACTACAGTGTACGAGGAAGGGGACGGGCTACCTGCGGACTTTGAACGTCTGTGGAAGGCCGCACACGACAATCCTCAGGACTTTACCAGCTGGACGGATCTGCTGCAATACTGCGAGCaagag GGCCACATCACAGCTTCACGCAGAGCACTAGAGGCCTTTCTCGTCCGTTACCCGCTTTGCTACGGTTACTGGAAAAAGTTTGCTGACCTAGAGCGCCGCGCTGGGTACAACGATAAAGCAGAGGAG GTGTGTATTCAGGGTCTTCAGGGGATTCCCCTGAGTGTAGATCTGTGGATCCACTACATTAATCTTCTGCTGGGGACACTGGACATGAACCTGCCCGATTCACCCAGGCGGATACGCAG TGTGTTCGAGAACGCAGTTGCAGCAGCTGGTCTGGACTTCCACTCAGATCGACTTTGGGATCTCTACGTAGAGTGGGAAAAGGAGCAGGGGAACACGAAGAACGCAGCAGCCGTCCTGGACAGAGTCCTCAAAGTCCCCACCCAGCTCTACAACACCCACTACGACAA GTTTAAAGAGCACCTGAACAATAATCCACCTAAAGAGGTGCTTTCCTCTGAGGAGTACGAGGAGCTAAGGACGTTTTGCCGACAGAGCCAGAAGGCTGAGCGTGCAGAACAGGCTCAGGAGGTAGAGGAGGAGAGGCCACCGGGCGAGGAAGAGCCCGCCACACCTGAGGGCACAGACTCA GAGGAACTAATGCAGAAAATAAGGGAACAGGTGTTACTTCGCAGGGACAAAGTGTACCAGGACAACGAGGGAGAAGTTCGTAAGAGATGGCACTTTGAAGATGCT ATCAAGCGGCCGTATTTTCACGTCAAGCCGCTGGACCGCCACCAGCTCCGGGCCTGGCACTCCTACCTGGACTGGGAGATCTCTGAGCTCAACGGGGACACCAAAGATCCTGCACAAGGCGAACACACACATG AACCAAACCAGGAAGCTACAGAGGATTCAGAGGTCGCAGCCCAGAATCAGGAAGCATCAGAGCGCGACGCGGTTGCCCGTGACGACCACAGAGTTTGCATCCTGTTTGAGCGCTGCCTAATCGCCTGTGCTCTGTATGAGGAGTGCTGGATGAGG TACGTTCAGTACCTGGAGCCGCACAGCGTGGATGAGGCCCGAGCTGTTTACAAACGAGCCTGTGAGATCCACCTCCCCAACAAACCCAACATCCACATGCAGTGGGCCACCTTCGAGGAAAGGCACG GTGACCTGACGGAGGCTCGGCGAGTGCTGGAGGCCCTGGAGAAAAGCCTTCCCGGTTTGGCGGTTGTACGTCTCCACAGGGCCGCTTTGGAGAGGCGGGCGGGCCAGCTGGAGCAGTCGGAGGCCTTGCTGACGGAGGCGGTGGCAGAATCCAAAGAAAAGCCCACGTTACATGCCTTCTACTCCATCAAGCTGGCCCGTCTGCTGCTGAAAGTGGGCAGAAACCCCAGCCAAGCCCGCAGCGTTTTACAGGAAGCGCTGGAAATTAGTCCG GACAATGACAAACTACACTTGAACCTGTTGGAGCTGGAGGCGTCCGGCGACCCCTGGGCCTCAGCTGAGGCCGTGCGGGAATGTGTGACGCGAGCCCTGGCGGCCCCTCTCACCTCACACGCCAAGCTGCTTTTGTCACAGAGAGGCCTTCAGTTCGCCGAGGATTACAGCAGCTCCATCCAGAG TGTGCTGTCTGTGTATGAGGTGCACCAGAAACTGCTGGACGAGCTGGGAGGAACAAAGAGAGAAGCTGAGAACGG AGATGAGGATCCACAAAAGATGATGAAAAGCGACGACGGCTCGTCTGCCGCTGCGTCCGAACAAGCCCCGCCCGCCATGCCGCACGTCCCCATCACCACGCCGCCCCCGTCGATGGTGGGCGCCGACGCGAGCGCACAGGCCGGATACGGAGCGTACAGCAGCTGGTATCAG CAACCTCAGTACGGCAGCTACGGGAGCTACGGCTACCAGAACGCCTGGAACTACAACCAGTCTTATTATCCACCCAGTTAA